Proteins from a single region of Chengkuizengella sediminis:
- a CDS encoding DNA topoisomerase III encodes MKTLVLAEKPSVGRDIARVLNCHKKGNGFIEGSNYIVTWALGHLVTLADPETYEDKYKTWRMDDLPMLPEKLKLVVIRKTSKQFQSVKQQMSRKDVKDIVIATDAGREGELVARWIIEKAHIKKPVHRLWISSVTDKAIKDGFRNLKPGKQYENLYASAAARSEADWVVGINGTRALTCKFNAQLSCGRVQTPTLAIIAKREEEIRSFRPKSFYGLSALVKSAVKFTWQEGKTKETRNFDETYIDRLLSTLGNQSLIVQDVKKTPKKSYAPALYDLTELQRDANRMFGYSAKETLSIMQRLYETHKYLTYPRTDSRYISSDIVDTLKDRIRACSITPYREVTSKLLKTNIKPNKSFVDNSKVSDHHAIIPTEEKVNLRDLNDKELKIYDLVVKRFLAILSPPMEFEQTVVSATIGEAIFTARGKRVLSSGWKEVYGKSYVDELDADGKYEQEKDQTLPAFQKGEKLDVHQLKKTHGETKPPEYFTEGTLLSAMENPQKFMNIEEGKSSLARTLGETGGLGTVATRADIIEKIIGTFLIEKRGKYLHITSKGKQLLDLVPDELKSPALTAQWEQKLMAISNGKLAKTTFVQDMRGYAKKVVLEIKQSEQKFKHDNMTTTRCPDCGKPMLAVNGKKGKMLVCQDRDCGHRKNVARTTNARCPQCKKKMELRGEGEGQIFVCSCSYREKLSSFQKRKEKEQQGKASKRDVSQYMKKQGKKDEEPINTALADALAKLKLK; translated from the coding sequence ATGAAAACTTTAGTACTTGCAGAAAAACCTTCTGTAGGAAGAGATATAGCAAGAGTGTTAAATTGTCATAAAAAAGGAAATGGATTTATTGAAGGATCAAATTATATAGTGACATGGGCATTAGGTCACTTAGTTACTTTAGCCGATCCGGAAACTTATGAAGATAAATATAAAACATGGCGGATGGATGACTTACCCATGCTCCCAGAAAAACTAAAGCTAGTCGTCATTAGAAAAACGTCGAAGCAGTTTCAATCTGTAAAACAACAAATGAGTAGAAAAGATGTAAAAGACATCGTTATCGCAACGGATGCTGGAAGAGAAGGAGAATTGGTTGCTAGATGGATCATCGAGAAAGCTCATATTAAAAAACCAGTACACAGACTCTGGATTTCTTCCGTTACAGATAAAGCAATTAAAGATGGTTTTCGCAATCTGAAACCAGGAAAACAATATGAAAATTTATATGCTTCTGCAGCTGCTCGTTCTGAAGCAGATTGGGTTGTGGGTATCAATGGTACCCGTGCTTTAACCTGTAAATTTAATGCTCAATTATCTTGTGGAAGAGTGCAAACCCCAACATTAGCTATAATTGCAAAACGTGAAGAAGAGATTAGATCTTTTCGTCCTAAATCATTTTATGGATTGTCAGCATTAGTTAAATCTGCAGTGAAATTTACTTGGCAAGAGGGAAAAACAAAAGAAACTCGAAACTTTGATGAAACTTATATAGATCGTTTGTTGTCTACATTAGGTAACCAATCGTTAATCGTACAGGATGTAAAAAAGACACCTAAGAAAAGTTATGCTCCTGCATTATACGATTTAACAGAATTACAAAGAGACGCAAACCGCATGTTTGGTTACTCTGCAAAAGAGACATTGTCCATTATGCAGCGTTTATATGAGACGCACAAATATTTAACCTATCCAAGAACCGATTCCAGATATATATCATCGGACATCGTTGATACATTAAAAGATCGTATTCGTGCTTGTTCCATAACTCCTTATAGAGAAGTGACTTCTAAGTTATTAAAAACTAATATTAAGCCAAACAAATCGTTTGTTGACAATAGTAAAGTTTCTGATCATCATGCGATCATTCCAACGGAGGAAAAAGTAAACTTAAGAGATTTAAACGATAAAGAGCTGAAAATATATGATTTAGTTGTTAAAAGATTTCTTGCGATTTTAAGTCCGCCTATGGAGTTTGAACAAACTGTAGTAAGTGCCACAATAGGTGAAGCGATATTTACTGCAAGAGGGAAGAGAGTCCTTTCTTCAGGATGGAAAGAAGTATATGGGAAGTCTTATGTTGATGAATTAGATGCTGATGGAAAATACGAGCAGGAAAAAGATCAGACTTTGCCAGCGTTTCAAAAAGGGGAGAAGCTAGACGTACATCAGTTGAAAAAAACACATGGAGAAACGAAACCTCCAGAGTATTTCACTGAGGGTACATTACTTTCTGCCATGGAAAACCCCCAAAAATTCATGAATATAGAAGAGGGGAAATCTTCCTTAGCTCGTACATTAGGAGAAACAGGTGGGCTTGGAACGGTTGCCACGAGAGCAGATATTATTGAAAAGATAATAGGTACATTCTTGATTGAAAAAAGAGGGAAGTATCTACATATCACATCTAAAGGAAAGCAATTATTAGACTTAGTTCCTGATGAGCTCAAATCACCTGCGTTAACTGCACAATGGGAGCAGAAACTAATGGCCATTTCCAATGGGAAATTAGCAAAGACAACATTTGTACAGGATATGAGAGGTTATGCTAAGAAAGTCGTTTTAGAGATAAAACAAAGTGAACAAAAGTTTAAACATGATAATATGACTACGACTCGATGTCCAGATTGCGGAAAACCAATGCTTGCTGTGAACGGAAAAAAAGGAAAAATGCTTGTCTGTCAGGATCGTGATTGTGGACACCGTAAAAATGTAGCTAGAACTACAAATGCACGTTGTCCTCAATGTAAGAAAAAAATGGAATTAAGAGGTGAAGGAGAAGGTCAAATTTTTGTTTGTAGTTGTAGTTACAGAGAAAAATTATCTTCCTTCCAGAAACGAAAGGAAAAAGAACAACAAGGCAAAGCATCCAAACGAGATGTATCTCAATATATGAAAAAACAAGGTAAAAAAGATGAAGAACCTATAAATACAGCTCTTGCTGATGCATTAGCAAAACTGAAATTAAAATAA
- a CDS encoding GNAT family N-acetyltransferase, translating into MLTNQSIDIHLLETTHAEDLLKLELNNKSFFQLYTPLRNEKFYTLEGQWERIKKSILYAKEDAGYSFGIFLRDSKKLIGNITLSEVVRSDLQSCWLGYYLDKQQNGNGYMTEAVKLAVNYAFKELNLHRIEAGVMPHNKGSIKVLEKAGFHKEGIAKENVRINGKWEDHQTLAIINSEYDINP; encoded by the coding sequence ATGTTAACCAATCAAAGTATTGATATACATTTATTAGAAACTACTCATGCTGAGGATTTATTAAAACTCGAATTAAACAACAAATCGTTTTTTCAACTTTATACTCCTTTAAGAAATGAGAAGTTTTACACTTTAGAGGGGCAATGGGAAAGAATTAAGAAAAGTATTTTATATGCAAAAGAGGATGCAGGATATTCATTCGGAATCTTTCTTAGAGACAGTAAAAAATTAATTGGGAATATCACATTATCAGAAGTAGTCAGAAGTGATTTACAAAGTTGCTGGTTAGGTTATTATTTAGACAAACAACAAAATGGAAACGGTTATATGACTGAAGCAGTGAAATTGGCTGTTAACTATGCTTTTAAAGAACTGAATCTACATAGAATAGAAGCGGGGGTTATGCCCCATAACAAGGGGTCAATCAAAGTATTAGAAAAAGCAGGCTTCCATAAAGAAGGTATTGCAAAAGAAAATGTAAGAATTAATGGTAAGTGGGAGGATCATCAGACACTTGCAATAATTAATAGTGAATATGACATAAACCCATGA
- a CDS encoding recombinase family protein has translation MHLVYGYSRVSSRDQNLETQIDQLKARRCDLIIQEKMTGATFKRPELEKLLKQTQSDDTIVVTRVDRLGRNTQQLLQLVEDLQTRNIHLYIIELGIEATHRNGKLFLTILSALAENERALLTEKRNAGLENAKRKGIKLGRKAKSKAKVDLAIQLWKKGEKTIKEIEESTGVGKSILYREVKKYGLKRE, from the coding sequence TTGCACCTGGTTTATGGATATTCACGTGTTTCAAGTAGAGACCAAAACCTAGAAACACAAATAGATCAATTAAAGGCTAGAAGGTGTGATCTCATTATTCAAGAGAAAATGACTGGGGCAACCTTCAAACGTCCAGAATTAGAAAAATTACTAAAACAAACTCAAAGTGATGACACAATTGTGGTAACCAGAGTTGATCGTTTAGGACGGAATACACAGCAACTATTACAACTAGTGGAAGATCTACAAACAAGAAACATTCACTTATATATAATCGAACTAGGTATTGAAGCGACACACAGAAACGGGAAGCTATTTTTAACTATCCTATCAGCACTCGCTGAAAACGAAAGAGCATTACTCACAGAAAAACGAAATGCAGGGCTAGAGAACGCGAAACGTAAAGGTATTAAGCTAGGTCGCAAGGCGAAGTCGAAAGCGAAGGTAGATTTAGCTATACAATTATGGAAGAAAGGTGAAAAGACGATTAAGGAAATAGAAGAAAGTACAGGGGTTGGAAAATCAATTCTATATCGTGAGGTAAAAAAATATGGATTAAAAAGAGAGTAG
- a CDS encoding Tn3 family transposase, which yields MILFRNNIYPPVVHSERIYDYYAESNQNMKKAGEVLKIFTDDQIPASTPFQDVQDQAFAILERQKLKSIVDQITTNTKFDETSFQLEHIDYLARRFKRYLRPIFILVDFVAPSSTDPLIEAIHFMKAAFTKNKALGQLKALNRGESYHKLRKAIAYANFGKLRFKNENDQYIWGECSRLLANSIIYFNASILSNMLAYRKQWSRFRCYETNFSSCMATY from the coding sequence ATGATCCTCTTCAGAAATAACATATATCCACCTGTCGTCCATAGCGAACGAATATACGATTACTATGCAGAAAGCAATCAAAACATGAAAAAAGCTGGTGAAGTGCTTAAAATATTTACAGATGATCAGATTCCAGCGAGTACCCCTTTTCAGGATGTTCAAGATCAGGCATTTGCTATCCTAGAACGTCAAAAACTTAAATCCATAGTGGATCAGATCACCACAAATACGAAATTCGATGAAACTTCTTTCCAATTGGAACATATTGATTATTTGGCTAGGCGGTTCAAACGATATTTACGACCTATATTTATACTGGTCGATTTTGTAGCCCCTTCGAGTACAGATCCATTGATTGAAGCAATCCATTTTATGAAAGCTGCTTTTACTAAGAATAAAGCGTTAGGACAATTGAAGGCATTGAATCGAGGGGAAAGTTATCATAAGTTACGCAAAGCAATAGCCTATGCTAATTTCGGCAAACTACGCTTCAAAAACGAAAATGATCAATATATATGGGGGGAGTGCAGTCGCTTACTCGCCAACAGCATTATTTATTTCAATGCTAGTATTTTATCTAATATGCTCGCTTATAGAAAACAATGGTCAAGATTCAGATGTTATGAAACAAATTTCTCCAGTTGCATGGCAACATATTAA
- a CDS encoding YncE family protein, which produces MSKSHSDCFPSITLNLPQQVTCQGTLTGTVTNNGFPVEGAEVTLTSSEPSDVSFDPNPAITDENGDYTSSMTIAPDTPSTAILVIASTEVDNILISATDFTVGSCPAIMETIYITNQFTDNFSAIDGETNTRITTEDTQSKPFRVAVTPDGQYAYITNLNSASVTVVRVSDNTVIDKVNVQGGSQNLVISPDGQFVYVYNIDAPSVSVIRVADNKLIENIPVEEGSRQNTFNNIDITTDGRFVYVTNTNASTVSVIKTSDNSVQTIIAPEFPVAVAAGEPNSEFVYVLSDDRIISVISTSTQSIVDTIDLEVETPSLLNLIITPDGKFLYVIGNAQFVDVVRTSDNTFVSSIELPNANFSTDLVASLSSEFVYVTANQSLEPFGTLNVIEVASNSLIAQVEVENSPQQVTVNSSGTRVYVSNSDPDSVDVIQTSDNTLIAKVAAGGNGGQGIAVTP; this is translated from the coding sequence ATGTCAAAATCTCATTCAGATTGTTTCCCTAGTATCACACTTAACTTACCTCAGCAGGTTACTTGTCAAGGAACGCTTACTGGTACTGTTACTAATAATGGATTTCCAGTAGAAGGGGCCGAAGTAACTCTCACCAGCTCAGAACCTAGTGACGTTAGTTTTGATCCAAACCCAGCGATAACGGATGAGAATGGGGACTATACGTCTAGTATGACGATTGCACCAGATACTCCAAGTACAGCTATCTTGGTCATTGCCTCTACGGAAGTCGATAATATTCTCATATCCGCTACTGATTTTACGGTAGGTAGTTGCCCTGCTATAATGGAGACTATTTATATTACGAATCAGTTTACAGATAATTTTTCAGCAATCGATGGTGAAACCAATACACGTATCACGACAGAAGATACTCAAAGCAAGCCCTTCAGAGTTGCCGTTACCCCTGATGGTCAGTATGCCTATATAACTAATCTCAACAGTGCCTCTGTCACCGTTGTACGTGTGTCAGATAACACCGTTATTGATAAAGTGAATGTTCAAGGGGGATCTCAAAACCTTGTCATTAGTCCCGATGGACAGTTTGTCTATGTATACAATATCGATGCACCTTCTGTGTCTGTCATACGTGTAGCTGATAACAAACTAATTGAAAATATTCCAGTAGAAGAAGGGAGCAGGCAAAACACATTTAACAATATTGATATTACTACAGATGGTCGATTTGTTTACGTGACAAATACCAATGCCAGTACGGTCTCCGTCATCAAAACGTCGGATAATTCTGTCCAAACGATCATCGCACCAGAGTTTCCGGTTGCAGTAGCTGCTGGTGAACCAAACAGCGAATTTGTCTATGTTTTGAGTGATGACCGAATTATTTCAGTCATCAGCACATCGACTCAATCAATTGTAGACACGATCGATTTGGAAGTCGAGACACCTAGCCTTCTAAACTTAATTATTACTCCAGATGGCAAATTTCTTTATGTCATTGGAAACGCTCAATTTGTAGATGTCGTTAGAACTTCAGATAACACATTTGTTTCTTCAATCGAATTACCTAACGCTAACTTTTCAACCGATCTTGTCGCTTCCTTATCCTCTGAATTTGTCTATGTAACAGCAAATCAATCTCTTGAACCATTTGGCACGTTGAATGTCATCGAAGTAGCAAGTAATTCACTCATTGCACAAGTTGAAGTAGAAAATTCCCCTCAGCAAGTAACCGTTAACTCGAGCGGTACACGTGTATATGTATCGAATTCAGATCCTGATTCAGTAGATGTCATTCAAACATCTGATAATACTCTAATCGCAAAAGTGGCTGCTGGAGGAAATGGAGGGCAAGGAATAGCGGTTACACCCTAA